The Stigmatella aurantiaca DW4/3-1 genome contains the following window.
TTGTCCCGCCGCGTCCCACTCCCGCAGCGTTTGGAAGGACTCCAGGTCCATCCCCGCGTCGTGCACCCCCGTCAGCCCCACCTGGGCACAGCGCTCCAGCGCCACCCGCAGCCGCGTCTCCCGTTGCGCATTCGTGGGCTCGGGGAGCACCGCGGTCACCAGGTCCATCGCGTTGTCGATGAGCACCCCGGTGGGCTCTCCCGCGGCGTCCCGGACGATGAGGCCCCCGTCCGGATCCACCGTCTCCCGGCCGATGCCCGCCCGCCGCAGCGCCTCCCCATTCACCCACGAGGCATGGTGGTCCACCCGCGTGAGGCACACGGGCGTCGAGGCAAAGCGCGCATCCAGCTCGGCCCGGCCTGGAAACGCCCGCCCCGGCCACGCGTTCTGGTCCCAGCCCTTGCCCAGCAACCAGTCCCCCTGGAAGCAGGTGTCCGGCGCGGCCTCCAACCGCCGCACCACCTCCTGCACCGAGGCAGCCCCCTCCAGCCGCGCCGTCGTCAGGCTGAGTCCCAGGCCCGCGAGGTGGGCATGGGCATCCACCAGCCCCGGGACGAGGATGGCCGCGCCCAGGTCCACTTCCCGGGCGTCCGGGCCCGCCGCGGCCCGCACCTCGGCCCGGGAGCCTACCGCGAGCACCTTGTCCCCCCTCACGGCCAGGGCTTGGGCCACGGGCCGGGCTGCATCGAGGGTCCGCACTCGCTCCGCGACATAGAGGGTCGTCTTCACCCGGCGCAGTCTGCTCCTTAAGGGGTGCCGCCGTCTTCTGGGGGCGCGGTGATGGGCTCCGCGGGCCCCGCGGTCTCCGAGGGCACGCTCTGGACGGGCTCCGGGCCCACCGCATCGATGGGCATCTGGTTCTCCGTCCCAGGCGGCTGGGTCGTACGGCAGGCAGAGGCAGCGGTGACCAGGCAGGCGGCAATGAGCACGAGACGGCGCATGGATTCTCCCTTGAGAGGTCCGCGGACCCTAGGGAGCGCCCCCGGGCAGGGCAACCCGCTTGGCCTGCATCCGTTCTCCATCGAATGCCCCGAGCCTCTTATTCGGGCCCCCTCGCGGAAGGCGCGGCGTCCTCCTCGAAGAGCTCCTGCTTCTCCAGCCACATGGCCCGGCGGCTGAGCCTCAGCGAGGCCATCGCGTAGAGGGCGATGCCTCCCAGGAGGATGACCCCCAGGGAGAAGGACACCACGGGCGCCACCTCGGGCACCCCGAAGCGCCGCTGGAGCAGGTACAGCAGCGACGTCACCACGAAGGACAGGATCGCCGCGTAGTCCAGCAGCAGCGCCCGGGCCAGCAGTGCATGCCGCCGGTCCATGATGGCCACCTCCTGGCGCAGCACCCCGCGCCGCCGGTGCCCCTCGGGCAGCGTCCGCCACTCGCGCACCATGTCCCGCATGCGCGTGGTGACCCGGGCCACCTGGTTGTCCAGCCCCGTCGCCAGGATGCCGCACCCGGACACCATCACCGCGGGGGTCACCGCCGCGCCGATGACCCGGATGGAGGAGACGTCGACGCCCAGGGTTCCGTCCATGCCCTCTGTCTCCCACTCCCCCTCCCCCCGCCGCAAGCGGACCCGCCAGTGGCACATTCCGCCCACTGTCATCTTGACACTTCGACTGTCGAGTCTTACAGTCTGTTTTGTGAGCACGACCAAGGCACAGAGCGAATGGAAGCTGGCGGAGCTGGCCGCCGCGGTGGGCGTCTCGCCGCGGACGGTGCGCTACTACGTCCAGCGCGGGCTGCTCCCCGCCCCTCCGTTCCGGGGTCCGGACACGGTGTATGGCGAGGAGCATCTGGTGCGGCTCAAGGCCATCCGCGTCCTCCAGGCCCGCTTCCTTCCGCTGGATGCGATCCAGGCGGAGCTGGCACGCCTGAGCCCCGAAGCGCTGCGGGGGCTGGCCGAGGCCGAGCTGCCCACGGCCCTCCTGCCTCCTCCGGTTCCTCCGGAACCGGTCCTCCCCCCAGCGGTGTCCATCCCGGGCCCCTCGGGCGGGCAGGCGGCGGCCAAGGGCTACCAACGGTGGGAGCTGGCACCGGGGTTGGAATTGCACCTGTCGAACTCGGCGGACGAGAAAACCCGCGCGCTGGCGGAACGGATGCGCGCCCTCATCGAACAAGCGGAAGGACGGTAAGGCCAGATGAAGACTGCGCTGACAGGCTGTGAGCCAAGCGGGCTGTACACCCGTGAAGGAGCGAAGGTCCCGCTGCAAGGGGTGGAAGTCACCGGAGAGCTGCTCGGGGGCCATGCGCGGGTGCGCGTCCGCCAGCGCTACCTCAACACCGAGCGCCGGCCCGTGGAAGCCGTCTATGTCTTCCCCCTGCCCTCGGACGGGACGCTCACTGGATTCAGCATGGAGTGCAACGGCCGCCGCCTCCAGGGCGTGGTGAAGGAGCGCGAGGAGGCCTTCCGCACGTACGACGACGCCATCACCGAGGGCCACGGCGCCGCGCTGCTCGACCAGGAGCGCTCCAACGTCTTCACCGCCCAGGTGGGCAACCTGCTGCCGGATGAGGAGACGTGGGTGGAGGTGGAGTTCCTCCAGGCCATCCAGGTGGAGGAGGGCAGCGTGCGGTGGATGTTGCCCACGCTGGTGGCGCCCCGCTACATCCCGGGCACGCCCCAGGGAGACCGCACCGCGCACGGCACGGCCTCCCCCACCCAGCGCGTTCCGGACGCGGACCGCATCACCCCGCCCATCGGCGCCGTGGGCTACGGGCTGAAGATCGACCTGCGGGTGGACCTGGGCCGGGAGGTGGTGGTGGAGAGCCCCTCCCATGCGCTGACCTTGAACAAGGAGGGGCACCAGGTGCGCGTGTCGTTCGCGCGCAACGAGGTGGCGCTGGACCGGGACTTTGTCCTCACCGTGCGCAGCCCGGACACGAGCGCCTCGCTCACCCCGCTGGTGACCCATCGCCTGGGCGAGAAGCCGGGCACCTTCGCCCTCACCGTGGTGCCCGACCTGCTGGGCCTGGCAACGGGCCCCAAGCGCCAGGAGGTGGTGTTCGTGGTGGACACCTCCGGCTCCATGGAGGGCGAGAGCTTGCCTCAGGCCCAGGGCGCCCTCCGGCTGTGTCTGCGCCACCTGCGCGAGGGGGACCGCTTCAACATCATCGCCTTCGACACCTCCTTCCAGAGCTTCGCCCCGCAGCCGGCCGTCTTCACGCAGAAGACCCTGGAGCAGGCGGACCGGTGGGTGGCCGCGCTGAGGGCCAACGGCGGCACGGAGCTGCTCCAGCCCATGCTGGCGGCCGTGCAGGCCGCGCCCGAGGGGGTCGTGGTGCTGCTCACGGACGGACAGGTGGGCAACGAGGCGGAGATCCTCCAGGCGGTGCTCCGCGCCCGGAAGACGGCGCGCATCTACTCGTTCGGCATCGGCACCAACGTGAGCGACGCGCTGCTCAAGGACATGGCGCGGCAGACGGACGGCGCGGTGGAGTTCATCCACCCGGGCGAGCGCATTGACGACAAGGTCGTGGCGCAGTTCTCCCGGGCGCTCGCGCCGCGCATCACGGAGCTGCAAGCCCACTTCGAGGGCGTGGAGGGCACGGAGCTGGCTCCGGCCGAGCTGCCGGCCCTGGTGGACGCCGTACCTTGGACGCTGCTGGGCCGCTACACCACGCCCGGCCGGGGCAAGGTGACGCTCAAGGGCCGCTCGGGCGCCGAGCCCTTCGTCCTCAGTGTCCCGGTGGACTTTCCGGCCGTCTCGGACCGGCCCGCGGTGGAGAAGCTGTGGGCCGCCGAGCGCATCCGCGGGTGGGAGTCCGCCGAGCTCGACGGCCGCCGCGCGCAGCGGATGAAGGAGCGCATCGTCCAGCTCGCCGTCGAGCACCAGCTCGTCACCCGCCACACCTCCTTCGTCGTGGTGGAGGAGCGCACCGGGGAGCGCCGCGCCTCCGGACAGCCCGAGACGCGGGTCGTTCCCGTCAACGCACCGGCCGGCTGGGCCATGTTCGATACGGCCAGTCAGAAGGAGCGCCGGGATGGCGCGCTGCCACCGCCTCCGCACGGGGCGCCCATGGCCCCCGCGGCCGCCGCCCCCGCCTCCGCCGTGACCAGGAGCCGCATGGCCAGCGCCGGGGGGCCGGGGAGCATTCCCAAGCCGGCCCCTGCCCAGGCCCAGGAGAGGTCGCTCGACGTCGACGACGAGGCCGCGGACTCCTTCTTCCTGGAGGCCCCCGCCAAGGCGGAGATGGCGCCTACACCCGGTCCCCTGAAGAACACAGGCGCCTTCCCCGTGCCGCCGCCTCCCCCCGCGCCCGCCCCCGCCAAGAGGAAGAAGGGAGGCCTGTTCCAAAACCTCCTCGGAAGGCACGAAGAGGAGTCCCTGAAGAAGGACTTCGCGTCAGAGGTCGCGAGGGCAGCCCCTGAGCCGGAACCTCGCGGCGGCGAGGACGCCACCACGCTGCTGTCCCGCCAGCTCGCCAGCGGGTTGTGGGATGGCGCGGGCCCGGGCACGGAGGCGGTGCGTCAGGCCCGTGCCACCGCGCTCGCCCTGCTGGAGTTGCTGCGTCAGGGCATCACCAGCCACCACGCGCTTCATGGCGCGCAGGTGAAGAAGGCGGTGGAGGCGCTGCTCCAGCTGAGCACGGGGCTCGCCAACGAGCCCGAGGTGGCGGAGCTCGCCCTGGGAGTCGCCTGGCTGGTGGCCGCTGGCCCCCGGACGCGCGGGCAGATCGCCCAGGCGGCCCAGCCCCTCGCGGGCCTCAGCGCGCGCCTCGGTGACGAGGCGGCCCTGCGCCAGCACGTGGACGCCCTCGCCACCCGGTGCGGGTTCTTCGCCTGACGAAAGGGCTCGGGAGGCGATCGGCGGGCTTCACCTCCCGCCCCGAGCCCTGGAGCTGCTGACACCGCTGGCCCCCCTGGGAACAGAAGACAAAAGCCATGACGGGAGGTTGACCGCGCCGGGCCCACGCCTCACGCTTCCCCCATGGAGCGGCAGAATCCAGACAAGCCCGGCGTCTTTCCTCAAGCCCCCTCGCAGGAGGAATGGGATGCGATGGACGAGGCAGCGCGGGCGCGGGTGCTCAACTCCCTGCCTGGAGAGGTGACGTGGGAGGAGATGGCGCCTCCGGAAGGGGACCGCCACTTCCAAGCCAAGATTCGCGCCCTGGACGCACTCCGTGGCTACTTCACGCGCCAGAAGCGGCGGGTGTACCTGGCGGCCGAACTGCCCGTGTACTTCCCGGCGAAGAAACGGTTCGCGCCCGATCTGTTGGCCGTGCTCGATGTGGAGACGCACGAGCGGGACCGGTGGGTCGTCAGCGCGGAGGGCAAAGGGCTGGATTTTGTCCTCGAGGTGCACGTGGGCGGAGACCGGAAGAAGGACTCCGAGCTGAACGTGGAGCGGTATGCCCAGCTCGGCATCCCCGAGTACTTCGTTTATGACCGGGCCCGGCAACGGCTCTTCGGCTGGCGTCTGCCCGTGTCAGGGGCCAGGGCCTATATGCCCATCTTGGCGCAGCACGGGCGCTATGCCTCGGAACAGCTCGGGTTGGAACTCCAGGTCGAGGATGGACGGCTGCGCTTCTGGGCAGGCCACGCCCCCCTGCTGGAGTCCGATGAGTTCATCTCCCGCTTGGAACACCTGATGGCCGGCATCCAGCTGCGCGCGGAGGAAGAAACCCGCAGGGCGGAGGAAGAAGCCCAGCGCCGACAGGACATGGAGCATCGGCTGGCCGAAGAGACTCGGCGGCGCGAAGAGGCCGAACGGCGGCTGGCCGAGGTTCAAGCCACCCTGGAGCGTCTGGAGAAAAATCAGCGCTGAGCGAGTCGGCCTCGGAAGGCCCTCCTCAGAAGGCGCCGCGTGAAGACGGCAAGCGCGGGCGCCCGTTCAAGTCCTTCGGAACTCCCTCCACGTCCGGCGCCGGCCGGTACTGCTGCACCTGGCGGACCATGTAGAAGGCCGCCGCGGACAGCACGCCGAGATCATCCAACCAGCCCAGCAATGGCAGCACATCCGGGATCGCGTCCACGGGAGACAGGAAGTAAAGCACGGCGAACACGCCCGTGAGCTTCTTCCACAGCGGCACGCGTCCGTCGCGCAGGTATCCGAAGAAGCGAGTCCCCATCCCTCGAAGCCCAGTCACGTTCATGCCCCTCCCTACGCAGGAAGAGGCACGGCGATTGCGGCCCCTCTCACCTCACGCCCGGCACCTCGGGGGGCGGCCGGGCATCCGGTGGAGGATCCTCGAGCACCACGGCCTTTCCCGTCACCTCCAAGCGCGCCCTGTCCCCGGGACGCAGCGGCGACTCCGGTCCCCCGCGCACCGTCAACTCCATCCCCGCGCACCCGGCGGTGAACTCCACCCCGGGCCCCTGGAACTCGCGCGAGAGCACCTCCGCGCGCAGGGCTCCTCCCACCGCCACCACGTCCCTGTCCGGCACGAGCCGCAGGCTCTCGGGCCGCAGGGACAGCAGCACGGGCCCCTTGGCCTCCCCCTGCAATGGAAGAATCCCGAGCGCCGTCCGCGCCCCGTTGCCGAAGGCGCTGCCGGGCACCAGGTTGGTGCCCCCGAGAAACCACGCCACGAAGGCGTTGCGCGGCGTGGTGTAGACGGCCTCGGGCGTCCCGGCCTGCTCCACCTTCCCGGCGCGCATCACCGCCAGCCGGTCCGCGAAGGCCATGGCCTCCTGCTGATCGTGCGTGACGAGCACCACGGCCGTCTCCAGGGACTTGAGCACCCGGCGCACCTCGCTCCGGGTGGTGGCCCTCAGCGCCGCATCGAGGCTGGAGAAGGGCTCATCGAGGAGCAACACCCTCGGTCCCGGGGCCAGCGCCCGGGCCAGCGCCACCCGCTGCTGCTGACCTCCCGAAAGCGCATGGGGCATCCGCGCCTCGAAACCGCCCAGCCCGAACAGCTCCAGCATGGCGCGGGCGCGGGCCACCTGCTCCCGGCGCGGCAGCGCATCGAGGCCAAAGGTGACGTTGTCCAGCACGGACAGGTGGGGGAAGAGGGCGAAGTCCTGAAACACCATGCCCACCCGGCGCTGGTCCGGCGGAAGGAACGCGTCCGGCCCGGACAGCAGACGGCCCTCCAACGTGACGGTCCCGGTCTCCGGCCGCTCGAAACCGGCCACCAGCCGCAGCGTCGTCGTCTTGCCGCAGCCCGAGGGGCCAACCAAGGCCAGCGTCTCGCCAGGGGCCAGCTCCAAGCAAAGCCCATCCACCGCGGCGGTGCCGCCAGCGGTGTAACGCAGGGTGACGTGATCGAGCGAGAGCAGCGGCATCGCGTCCTGGCGCGTACACCAATCCCTCACCCGGGGCGAGCGCCTTCCTCCTGGGAGAGCAACAGACCCACCCCCAGGGCGGAGACCGCCATCAGCACCAGCGCGGACGGAGCGGCCTGGGCAAATCGCCCTTCCGCCGTGGCGCTCCAGACACGGGTGGCGAGCGTCTCGAAACCAATGGGCGCCAGCAACAGCGTCGCGGGCAGTTCCTTCATGGCGGTGAGAAAGACGAGCGCTGCCCCCGCGAGCCACCCAGGCGTCATGAGGGGCACGGTCACCCGGGCGAAAACGGAGGGAGGGGTGTGCCCCAGCGTGGCGGCGGCCTCGGCCAGGTGAGGAGACACCTGCAAGAGCGCCGTCCGGAGTGCCCCCACCGCCTGCGGCAGAAAACGGACCAGATAGGCCAGCAACAACATGACCAGCGTGCCGTAGAGGAAGGGCACCGCGTGGATGCCGAAAAAGACGAGCGACAGCGCCAGCACGATGGGGGGCAGGGCGTAGCCCACATAGGCGCTCCGCTCCAGCATCAGGGCCCCCCTCCCCGGGTGACGCACCCCGAGCAGGGCGAGCGGCAGCGCGGCCACCACCGACAACACCGCGGCCAGCCCCGAGGCGAGCACCGAGTTCACCGCCGCCCCCAGCACCGGCCCTTCTCCAGCCCCCCACCCCCGCGCCGCCCAGTACACGAGGATTCCCACCGGAAGCCCCACGCCCAGCGCCACCACCCCGCCACACAGCCCCAGGCACGGCAGCCGCCAGCGCCCCAGGAGCACGGGCGCGCCCCGGCGAGAGGCGCCCTTGGCGCTGCGGTGATACCCGGCCCGGCCACGCACCCACACCTCCAGCACGAGCACGGCCACCGTCACCACGACCAGCGCCAGCCCCAACAGCGCCGCGTAGCTGCGGTCATACGCACCTTCGTACTGCATATAAATGATGCGGGAGAAGGCGTCGTACTGCACCAGGGCCACGGCGCCGAAGTCCGACAGGACATAGAGCCCCACCAGCAACGCGCCCGAGGCAAAGGCCGGACGCAACAGCGGCACCGTGACGCGCCAGAAGGCCCGGACGGGCGAGAACCCCAGGCTGCGCGCGCTCTCCAGGAGCGCCGGGTCCTGGGCCAACAGGCCCGCCCGGAGCGCCAGGAAGAAATAGGGATACGTCGAGAGCGTCAGCGCGAACAGGGCCCCGGGGAAGCCGTAGACCGGAGGCACGGGCACCCCGAGCCGGGCCAGGGGCCCTTCCAGCGCCCCGCCCGTGCCAAACGCCGCGAGCAACACGTACCCACTGACGAAGGTGGGCAGCGCGAGCGGCAGACACAGCAGCGCTGTCCACACGCGCCGGCCCGGCAGGTCCGTCCGGGTGGTGAGCCAGGCCAGCGGCAGAGACAGCCCGGCCGAGCACACCGTCACCGCCAGCGCCAGCCCCAGCGTGCTCCCGAGCAGCGCGAGCGTCCGCGCCCGGAAGAGCAAGGCCCACGCCTCGGCATCGGCCTCGGCGGCCCGGACGGCCAGATAGACGGCGGGCAGCAGCGCGAGCGCGGCCACCGCCATCCCCGCGGCCCGCAGCGGCCAAGAGGCACGGCGCGGCATCATGGCTCCAGACGGCGGCCTAAAGGACGCCGGTCTCCTGAAGGAGCCGCAGGGTCCCCTTCAAGTCCTCCAGCTTCGACAGGTCCAGGTCCGGGGAGCCCACCTTGCTCAGCGCGGGCAGGGCCGAGGCTGCCGCCACCCCGGGTACCAGTGGGTACTCGAACGTCTCCTGGGCGAAGTGCTGCTGCGCCTGCGTGTCGAGCAGGAAGGCGATGAGCTGCTGCGCCGCCTCCGCCTTCTTCGAGCTCTTCAGCACCGCCGCACCCGACACGTTCACCAGCGTGCCCGGATCTCCGGCCGCCAGGAAGTGGTTGGCCACCGGCAGCGCCTCGCCTTGGTCCTTCTTCGCGGCATACAGGTAGTAGTGGTTCACGAAGCCCACGTCGATCTCTCCACGCCCCAGCGCCTCGACGATGGCCGCATTGTTCTTGTAGGTGCGCGGCGCATTGGCCTTCACGCCCTCCAGCCACTTCTTCGCCGCCGCGTCCCCCTTCATCAGCCGCAGCGCCGTCACGAACGCCTGGAACGAGCCGTTGGTGGGCGCCCAGCCAATGCGGCCCTTCCACGCAGGCTCCGTGAAGCCCTGAATCCCAGTGGGCAGTTGCTCTGGCTTCACCTTGGCGGTGTTGTAGGCCACCACACGGGCCCGGCCGCTCAGACCGACCCAGAGCGCCTCGGGCGAGCGGAAGCGCGCGTCCACCTTCTCCACTTGCGCCTTGGGCAGC
Protein-coding sequences here:
- a CDS encoding DUF2721 domain-containing protein gives rise to the protein MDGTLGVDVSSIRVIGAAVTPAVMVSGCGILATGLDNQVARVTTRMRDMVREWRTLPEGHRRRGVLRQEVAIMDRRHALLARALLLDYAAILSFVVTSLLYLLQRRFGVPEVAPVVSFSLGVILLGGIALYAMASLRLSRRAMWLEKQELFEEDAAPSARGPE
- a CDS encoding MerR family transcriptional regulator, which gives rise to MSTTKAQSEWKLAELAAAVGVSPRTVRYYVQRGLLPAPPFRGPDTVYGEEHLVRLKAIRVLQARFLPLDAIQAELARLSPEALRGLAEAELPTALLPPPVPPEPVLPPAVSIPGPSGGQAAAKGYQRWELAPGLELHLSNSADEKTRALAERMRALIEQAEGR
- a CDS encoding VIT domain-containing protein, giving the protein MKTALTGCEPSGLYTREGAKVPLQGVEVTGELLGGHARVRVRQRYLNTERRPVEAVYVFPLPSDGTLTGFSMECNGRRLQGVVKEREEAFRTYDDAITEGHGAALLDQERSNVFTAQVGNLLPDEETWVEVEFLQAIQVEEGSVRWMLPTLVAPRYIPGTPQGDRTAHGTASPTQRVPDADRITPPIGAVGYGLKIDLRVDLGREVVVESPSHALTLNKEGHQVRVSFARNEVALDRDFVLTVRSPDTSASLTPLVTHRLGEKPGTFALTVVPDLLGLATGPKRQEVVFVVDTSGSMEGESLPQAQGALRLCLRHLREGDRFNIIAFDTSFQSFAPQPAVFTQKTLEQADRWVAALRANGGTELLQPMLAAVQAAPEGVVVLLTDGQVGNEAEILQAVLRARKTARIYSFGIGTNVSDALLKDMARQTDGAVEFIHPGERIDDKVVAQFSRALAPRITELQAHFEGVEGTELAPAELPALVDAVPWTLLGRYTTPGRGKVTLKGRSGAEPFVLSVPVDFPAVSDRPAVEKLWAAERIRGWESAELDGRRAQRMKERIVQLAVEHQLVTRHTSFVVVEERTGERRASGQPETRVVPVNAPAGWAMFDTASQKERRDGALPPPPHGAPMAPAAAAPASAVTRSRMASAGGPGSIPKPAPAQAQERSLDVDDEAADSFFLEAPAKAEMAPTPGPLKNTGAFPVPPPPPAPAPAKRKKGGLFQNLLGRHEEESLKKDFASEVARAAPEPEPRGGEDATTLLSRQLASGLWDGAGPGTEAVRQARATALALLELLRQGITSHHALHGAQVKKAVEALLQLSTGLANEPEVAELALGVAWLVAAGPRTRGQIAQAAQPLAGLSARLGDEAALRQHVDALATRCGFFA
- a CDS encoding Uma2 family endonuclease — protein: MERQNPDKPGVFPQAPSQEEWDAMDEAARARVLNSLPGEVTWEEMAPPEGDRHFQAKIRALDALRGYFTRQKRRVYLAAELPVYFPAKKRFAPDLLAVLDVETHERDRWVVSAEGKGLDFVLEVHVGGDRKKDSELNVERYAQLGIPEYFVYDRARQRLFGWRLPVSGARAYMPILAQHGRYASEQLGLELQVEDGRLRFWAGHAPLLESDEFISRLEHLMAGIQLRAEEETRRAEEEAQRRQDMEHRLAEETRRREEAERRLAEVQATLERLEKNQR
- a CDS encoding YkvA family protein, giving the protein MNVTGLRGMGTRFFGYLRDGRVPLWKKLTGVFAVLYFLSPVDAIPDVLPLLGWLDDLGVLSAAAFYMVRQVQQYRPAPDVEGVPKDLNGRPRLPSSRGAF
- a CDS encoding ABC transporter ATP-binding protein, with the protein product MPLLSLDHVTLRYTAGGTAAVDGLCLELAPGETLALVGPSGCGKTTTLRLVAGFERPETGTVTLEGRLLSGPDAFLPPDQRRVGMVFQDFALFPHLSVLDNVTFGLDALPRREQVARARAMLELFGLGGFEARMPHALSGGQQQRVALARALAPGPRVLLLDEPFSSLDAALRATTRSEVRRVLKSLETAVVLVTHDQQEAMAFADRLAVMRAGKVEQAGTPEAVYTTPRNAFVAWFLGGTNLVPGSAFGNGARTALGILPLQGEAKGPVLLSLRPESLRLVPDRDVVAVGGALRAEVLSREFQGPGVEFTAGCAGMELTVRGGPESPLRPGDRARLEVTGKAVVLEDPPPDARPPPEVPGVR
- a CDS encoding ABC transporter permease, whose amino-acid sequence is MPRRASWPLRAAGMAVAALALLPAVYLAVRAAEADAEAWALLFRARTLALLGSTLGLALAVTVCSAGLSLPLAWLTTRTDLPGRRVWTALLCLPLALPTFVSGYVLLAAFGTGGALEGPLARLGVPVPPVYGFPGALFALTLSTYPYFFLALRAGLLAQDPALLESARSLGFSPVRAFWRVTVPLLRPAFASGALLVGLYVLSDFGAVALVQYDAFSRIIYMQYEGAYDRSYAALLGLALVVVTVAVLVLEVWVRGRAGYHRSAKGASRRGAPVLLGRWRLPCLGLCGGVVALGVGLPVGILVYWAARGWGAGEGPVLGAAVNSVLASGLAAVLSVVAALPLALLGVRHPGRGALMLERSAYVGYALPPIVLALSLVFFGIHAVPFLYGTLVMLLLAYLVRFLPQAVGALRTALLQVSPHLAEAAATLGHTPPSVFARVTVPLMTPGWLAGAALVFLTAMKELPATLLLAPIGFETLATRVWSATAEGRFAQAAPSALVLMAVSALGVGLLLSQEEGARPG
- a CDS encoding iron ABC transporter substrate-binding protein; the protein is MSRLLLPLIALLLTSAVHAAETLTVYSGRNERLVGPLYKAFTAKTGIEVKVRYGETPQLVATLMEEGAKSPADVFVAQDAGALGALAKAQLLQPLPKAQVEKVDARFRSPEALWVGLSGRARVVAYNTAKVKPEQLPTGIQGFTEPAWKGRIGWAPTNGSFQAFVTALRLMKGDAAAKKWLEGVKANAPRTYKNNAAIVEALGRGEIDVGFVNHYYLYAAKKDQGEALPVANHFLAAGDPGTLVNVSGAAVLKSSKKAEAAQQLIAFLLDTQAQQHFAQETFEYPLVPGVAAASALPALSKVGSPDLDLSKLEDLKGTLRLLQETGVL